The Brevibacillus brevis genome contains a region encoding:
- a CDS encoding DUF6148 family protein has product MAYDPRQQKRIQDELEIVKDRLSKYYEAETAILTGAQEYRIGSRNLRRGDLKLIKDEIEKLQDRKNELENALTTGESPSKRKAFRVIYRDL; this is encoded by the coding sequence ATGGCTTATGATCCACGGCAGCAGAAAAGGATACAAGATGAATTAGAAATTGTTAAAGACCGCCTGAGTAAATACTACGAGGCTGAAACGGCTATTTTAACAGGCGCACAGGAATACCGAATTGGCTCAAGGAATTTGCGTCGCGGCGACTTGAAACTCATTAAAGATGAGATCGAGAAGTTACAAGACCGGAAAAACGAACTGGAAAATGCATTAACAACGGGTGAGAGTCCATCAAAGCGAAAAGCATTCCGAGTCATCTATCGAGATTTGTAA
- a CDS encoding phage terminase large subunit family protein has translation MNQKHRRLYQAIAQIVSPPTDLTITEWADAYRYLSPESAAEAGKYRSDRAPYQKGMMDAVSDPEVEEVVFMMGSQVGKTLSQENIIGYYIDQDPSPMMLVVPTLDMGKSFSKDRLSTMIRDTPVLTKKVADSKAKDSGNTILHKSFPGGHITIVGSNSPASLASRPIRILLVDELDRFEATSEGDALDLARRRTATFHNRKIVVASTPTIKGHSRIEQLYNNSSKGEWHLPCPKCEALQPLEWNRIIFDSVSMRCLHCGFDSPEIDWKKQQIAGKGEWIHEFPERKVKGFHMNALASPWTRWQEMIDAFLIAQEELKKGNPEQMQVFVNTLLSETWEDRGDIQDENILLERRESYDAELPNGVLILTMAVDTQNDRLEYEVVGWGKEEESWGIEKGVIWGKPDNPQTWRELDDKRERVWKFANGAGLIVACTFVDSGGHYTDEVYKYCGQRLQSRVFAIKGEGGSGLELIRKVSKNNKYKLPLILLGVDSGKTTIMQRLLIQEPGPHYFHFPIEEERGYDQIYFKGLVSERQVFRRKNGQTVMVWENVAKDKRNEPLDLRVYSLAALRLLKPDFEALEKRLRETDPPVKHTAAAKQISGQQAKQLVKRSKLW, from the coding sequence ATGAACCAGAAACATCGTAGACTTTACCAGGCCATCGCCCAAATCGTTTCTCCTCCTACCGATTTGACAATTACTGAGTGGGCAGATGCCTACCGATATCTGTCTCCTGAATCGGCAGCGGAGGCTGGGAAGTACAGAAGCGATCGGGCGCCATATCAAAAGGGCATGATGGATGCAGTTAGTGATCCAGAAGTGGAAGAAGTAGTATTCATGATGGGATCACAGGTTGGAAAAACGCTATCGCAAGAAAACATCATCGGATATTACATTGATCAGGACCCGTCTCCTATGATGTTGGTTGTCCCCACACTAGATATGGGAAAAAGCTTTTCAAAAGATCGACTAAGCACAATGATACGCGATACGCCAGTTCTGACTAAAAAGGTAGCTGATTCGAAAGCCAAAGATTCAGGAAATACCATCTTGCACAAATCATTCCCAGGCGGTCATATCACCATTGTGGGTAGTAATTCCCCGGCTTCCCTGGCGAGCCGTCCGATCAGGATATTGCTGGTCGATGAATTAGACCGTTTCGAGGCGACTTCTGAGGGTGACGCGTTGGACTTGGCAAGAAGACGGACGGCCACTTTCCACAATAGAAAAATTGTAGTTGCTTCTACGCCGACAATTAAGGGCCATTCGCGGATCGAGCAGTTATACAATAACTCTTCGAAAGGTGAATGGCATCTTCCATGTCCGAAGTGTGAGGCACTTCAACCCTTGGAGTGGAATCGGATCATTTTCGATAGCGTATCGATGCGCTGCTTGCATTGTGGCTTTGATTCCCCTGAAATCGATTGGAAGAAACAGCAGATTGCCGGAAAAGGTGAATGGATACATGAATTCCCGGAACGAAAAGTAAAGGGATTCCACATGAACGCGTTAGCGTCTCCATGGACACGCTGGCAAGAAATGATCGATGCCTTTTTGATCGCACAGGAAGAGTTGAAAAAAGGAAATCCCGAGCAGATGCAGGTTTTCGTCAATACGTTATTAAGCGAAACATGGGAGGATCGCGGTGATATTCAGGACGAAAACATTCTCCTGGAACGGCGAGAAAGCTACGATGCAGAACTACCGAACGGCGTTCTCATCCTTACAATGGCAGTCGATACCCAGAATGATCGATTAGAGTACGAAGTTGTCGGCTGGGGCAAAGAAGAAGAGTCTTGGGGAATCGAAAAAGGAGTTATCTGGGGAAAGCCAGACAATCCGCAAACATGGAGAGAGCTCGATGATAAGCGGGAACGAGTCTGGAAATTCGCCAATGGTGCGGGACTGATTGTAGCGTGTACCTTTGTTGATTCAGGCGGTCATTACACCGATGAAGTCTATAAATACTGTGGGCAGAGACTCCAAAGCCGTGTTTTCGCCATAAAAGGGGAAGGCGGTTCAGGCCTTGAGTTAATTCGAAAGGTCTCCAAAAACAACAAATACAAGCTCCCTCTAATCCTCCTTGGTGTGGATTCTGGAAAGACGACGATCATGCAGCGCTTGCTGATCCAAGAGCCAGGACCGCACTATTTTCATTTCCCGATTGAGGAAGAGCGCGGATATGATCAGATTTATTTCAAAGGTCTTGTTTCTGAGCGGCAAGTGTTTCGAAGAAAGAATGGCCAAACGGTCATGGTTTGGGAAAATGTCGCCAAAGACAAGAGGAATGAGCCGCTGGATTTACGGGTCTATAGTCTTGCAGCGTTGCGTTTGCTGAAACCAGACTTTGAAGCACTCGAAAAACGCTTGCGAGAAACCGATCCTCCCGTAAAACATACAGCTGCAGCAAAGCAGATATCAGGCCAGCAAGCAAAGCAGCTAGTCAAGCGCTCAAAACTTTGGTGA
- a CDS encoding terminase gpA endonuclease subunit: MVINGLKLSEWADRYRKLSPESSGETGQWRTDRVPYQREILDAITDQSVESVVVMSSAMMGMTEMLLNAIGYYIDYDPAPIMVVQPTLEMARAFSENRLAPILRDTQVLSDKMDDKGIRNTVLHKTFHGGHITITGANSASSLASRPIRILLADEIDRYPILAEGDPLCMAEKRTTTFRDRKKVFVSTPTARSTSRIERAYENSTKEQWCLPCPDCDEHQPLEWGRIHVEDATMACKYCGSQFDESTWKTRQGEGKWMAQSVTLKVRGFHLNELASPWKRWTTIIEEFHKAKEQAEVGNMEPLKWWVNASLGEAWSDQ, translated from the coding sequence GTGGTTATAAACGGACTGAAATTATCAGAATGGGCAGATCGTTACAGAAAATTGTCCCCCGAATCATCAGGGGAAACAGGTCAATGGCGAACTGACCGCGTCCCCTATCAACGTGAAATCCTAGATGCTATTACCGATCAGAGTGTGGAGTCAGTAGTCGTGATGTCATCTGCTATGATGGGCATGACAGAGATGCTGCTAAATGCGATCGGCTATTACATCGACTATGATCCTGCCCCCATCATGGTAGTTCAGCCGACATTGGAAATGGCTCGAGCATTCTCAGAGAATCGGCTTGCTCCCATATTGCGTGATACGCAGGTGCTCAGTGACAAAATGGACGATAAGGGCATCAGAAACACAGTTCTTCATAAAACATTCCATGGTGGTCATATCACAATCACTGGAGCAAACTCAGCATCAAGTTTAGCAAGTCGGCCGATTCGAATTCTATTGGCAGATGAGATTGATCGTTACCCAATTTTGGCTGAGGGTGACCCTTTATGTATGGCTGAAAAAAGAACGACAACCTTCCGAGATCGGAAAAAGGTTTTTGTCTCTACGCCAACGGCTAGAAGCACTAGCCGAATCGAGAGAGCTTACGAAAACTCTACGAAAGAACAATGGTGTCTGCCTTGTCCAGACTGTGACGAGCACCAGCCATTAGAGTGGGGAAGAATTCATGTTGAAGATGCAACCATGGCATGCAAATACTGCGGTTCGCAGTTCGATGAATCAACATGGAAGACCCGGCAGGGGGAAGGCAAATGGATGGCTCAATCTGTTACTCTCAAGGTTCGTGGTTTCCATCTCAACGAGTTAGCTTCACCATGGAAACGTTGGACGACGATCATAGAGGAATTCCATAAGGCAAAGGAGCAAGCTGAGGTTGGCAACATGGAGCCATTGAAGTGGTGGGTCAATGCAAGCCTTGGAGAAGCCTGGTCAGATCAGTAA